In Paenibacillus sp. FSL R7-0345, a single window of DNA contains:
- a CDS encoding aspartate aminotransferase family protein, whose protein sequence is MSELTQAEKDSLTGAADTRSGETEVQEAAPAKLSAVFPSYARYDLSLVKGKGSWVWDDQGNKYLDFMCGLAVTSLGHAPEKVGAKLKEQIDTLWHVSNLFHIPGQDRVAALLTGNSCADQVFFCNSGAEANEAAIKLARRYHQKVKGTGRYEIITFEQSFHGRTLATLTATGQQKVKEGFLPLPEGFKTVPLHDLTALKAAITDNTAAIMLEMILAEGGVLEVQQEFLDAVVELCNEHGLLLIVDEVQTGMGRTGKLFAHQHYGIEPDIFTLAKGVASGFPAGVMLGKGYLRDAFSPGSHASTFGGTPLAAAVMEATIETMLEDELPQRAEEMGEYLRGLLREKLADTPFVKEVRGKGLLIGIECTDAVGDIVLAGQKQGLLFVQAGPNVIRLLPNLYVGRDEINQAVDILVPLIHTYANQADGEVHS, encoded by the coding sequence ATGAGTGAGCTTACACAGGCGGAAAAAGATTCTTTAACAGGGGCTGCGGATACCCGTTCAGGGGAAACGGAGGTTCAGGAGGCTGCTCCTGCCAAGCTGAGTGCGGTATTCCCGTCCTACGCCAGATATGATCTGAGTCTGGTTAAGGGCAAAGGCAGCTGGGTCTGGGACGACCAGGGTAACAAGTATCTTGATTTCATGTGCGGGCTGGCGGTAACCAGTCTGGGGCACGCTCCGGAGAAGGTTGGCGCAAAGCTGAAGGAGCAGATTGATACGCTGTGGCATGTGTCGAATCTGTTCCATATTCCGGGACAGGACCGGGTAGCAGCGTTACTTACGGGTAATAGCTGTGCTGATCAGGTGTTCTTTTGCAACAGCGGTGCGGAGGCGAATGAGGCTGCAATCAAGCTGGCCCGCCGTTATCATCAGAAAGTGAAGGGCACGGGACGCTACGAGATCATTACGTTTGAGCAGTCCTTCCATGGTCGTACTCTGGCGACGCTGACAGCCACCGGACAGCAGAAGGTAAAAGAGGGCTTCCTGCCGCTCCCGGAGGGCTTCAAGACGGTGCCTCTGCATGATCTGACGGCGCTGAAGGCGGCCATTACGGACAATACTGCAGCCATCATGCTGGAGATGATCCTGGCCGAAGGCGGCGTGCTGGAGGTACAGCAGGAATTCCTCGATGCTGTAGTTGAGCTGTGCAACGAGCATGGCCTGCTGCTGATCGTGGATGAAGTGCAGACCGGCATGGGCCGTACAGGCAAGCTGTTTGCGCATCAGCACTACGGTATTGAGCCGGATATTTTCACGCTGGCCAAAGGCGTAGCAAGCGGATTCCCGGCAGGCGTTATGCTGGGCAAAGGATATCTGCGCGATGCGTTCAGCCCGGGCAGCCATGCCAGCACCTTCGGCGGTACGCCGCTGGCGGCAGCGGTGATGGAAGCTACTATTGAGACGATGCTCGAAGACGAGCTGCCGCAGCGCGCTGAGGAGATGGGCGAATACCTGCGCGGCTTGCTCAGAGAGAAGCTGGCAGATACGCCTTTTGTGAAAGAAGTGCGCGGTAAAGGCCTCTTGATCGGAATCGAATGTACAGATGCTGTAGGCGATATTGTACTGGCGGGACAGAAGCAGGGGCTGCTGTTCGTGCAGGCCGGACCGAATGTGATCCGCCTGCTGCCTAATTTATATGTGGGCCGTGATGAGATCAACCAGGCGGTGGACATTCTTGTCCCGCTGATTCATACTTATGCTAACCAAGCAGACGGGGAGGTACATTCATGA
- the argB gene encoding acetylglutamate kinase translates to MSELNIEKLFVMKCGGSTLAALPDSFFEDLRALQGSGVKPVIVHGGGPAISDNLAKLGIESSFVNGLRVTTEEVLDVVEMTLAGSINKAIVRRIQGSGGQALGLSGVDGNLILARPVANSDEVGQVGEVIEVKAEIVKGILALGYIPVIAPIGVDAAGQRYNINADTAAGAVASFVESPSMIVVTDVPGIMRTMDGEKVVLPSVTVTQIEELIASGEIYGGMIPKVRAAMDCIQGSVSEVVIVDGKEPQVLSRVLGGEKLGTRIIRS, encoded by the coding sequence ATGAGCGAGCTAAATATAGAAAAGCTGTTTGTGATGAAATGCGGCGGGAGTACGCTGGCTGCGCTGCCGGATTCTTTTTTTGAGGATCTGCGGGCGCTGCAGGGCAGCGGGGTTAAGCCTGTAATTGTACACGGCGGAGGGCCGGCGATTTCGGATAATCTGGCGAAGCTGGGGATTGAGAGCAGCTTTGTAAATGGTCTGCGGGTGACGACAGAGGAAGTGCTGGATGTTGTAGAGATGACGCTGGCCGGAAGCATCAACAAGGCGATTGTCCGCAGAATCCAGGGCAGCGGCGGGCAGGCGCTTGGTTTGTCCGGCGTTGACGGCAATCTGATTCTGGCACGGCCTGTAGCCAACAGCGATGAGGTAGGGCAGGTCGGCGAGGTGATTGAGGTTAAGGCGGAGATCGTAAAAGGAATTCTCGCACTCGGCTACATTCCGGTTATCGCACCGATCGGCGTGGATGCTGCGGGGCAGCGTTACAATATTAATGCGGATACGGCGGCGGGAGCGGTGGCCTCTTTTGTCGAATCGCCTTCGATGATTGTGGTCACTGACGTTCCGGGCATTATGCGCACAATGGATGGTGAAAAGGTTGTACTTCCATCAGTCACAGTGACGCAGATTGAAGAGCTGATTGCCAGCGGTGAAATTTACGGCGGTATGATCCCTAAAGTGCGCGCCGCGATGGACTGTATTCAGGGCAGCGTGTCCGAAGTCGTTATCGTAGACGGCAAAGAGCCTCAGGTGCTGAGCCGCGTGCTGGGCGGGGAGAAGCTGGGGACGAGAATTATCCGTTCGTAG
- the argJ gene encoding bifunctional ornithine acetyltransferase/N-acetylglutamate synthase, whose product MSITQLYTVVEGGSITAPKGFTSAGLHCGLKKTTRNDLGVILCEVPATAAAVYTTNVFQAAPLKVTRESLADGTLQAVIVNSGNANACTGEQGEKDAYEMRAAAAKALGVNELDVAVASTGVIGELLKMDCVRSGITGIQEKLDGGASGAEEFSQAILTTDLVKKECCVTVSVGGIEVTIAGAAKGSGMIHPNMATMLGFMTTDALIDGEDLQSLLRTATNTTFNMITVDGDTSTNDMLVTMASGLAGNEKLTRLHADWDAFAAAFTYVCQHLAKAIARDGEGATKLIEVQISGAVHDEAAAAIAKTVVGSSLVKSAIFGADANWGRIIAAVGRAGVPVSPEKVDISLGEIAVLRQSRPVAFDEEQALHYLQKTDTVLITVKLADGEGKATAWGCDLTYDYVRINAAYRT is encoded by the coding sequence ATGAGCATAACTCAGCTATATACTGTCGTGGAGGGCGGAAGCATTACCGCACCAAAAGGTTTTACCTCTGCTGGACTGCACTGCGGCCTCAAAAAAACAACCCGTAACGATCTTGGAGTCATTCTCTGCGAGGTTCCGGCAACAGCCGCGGCTGTGTATACAACGAATGTATTCCAGGCTGCGCCGCTTAAAGTAACCCGGGAAAGTCTGGCGGACGGTACCCTGCAGGCAGTCATCGTAAACAGCGGGAATGCCAATGCCTGCACAGGCGAGCAGGGTGAAAAAGATGCTTACGAGATGCGTGCTGCTGCGGCCAAAGCGCTTGGTGTCAATGAGCTGGATGTTGCCGTTGCCTCAACAGGCGTTATCGGCGAATTACTGAAGATGGACTGTGTGCGCAGCGGGATTACCGGAATTCAGGAGAAGCTGGATGGAGGCGCCTCCGGAGCGGAGGAGTTCAGCCAGGCTATTTTGACAACCGATCTGGTGAAAAAAGAATGCTGCGTCACAGTATCAGTCGGCGGAATAGAGGTAACAATTGCTGGTGCAGCCAAGGGCTCGGGGATGATTCATCCGAATATGGCCACTATGCTTGGCTTCATGACGACGGATGCCCTGATTGACGGGGAAGATCTGCAAAGCCTGCTGCGCACAGCTACTAATACTACTTTTAATATGATAACTGTTGATGGAGATACAAGCACGAATGATATGCTCGTGACGATGGCCAGCGGTCTGGCCGGAAATGAGAAGCTGACGCGTCTGCACGCGGACTGGGATGCTTTTGCTGCGGCGTTTACCTATGTGTGCCAGCATCTGGCCAAGGCGATTGCCCGGGACGGTGAAGGTGCGACCAAACTGATTGAGGTACAGATCAGCGGTGCGGTGCATGATGAGGCGGCAGCTGCGATTGCGAAGACGGTAGTGGGCTCCAGCCTGGTGAAGTCGGCGATTTTTGGGGCGGATGCCAACTGGGGGCGGATTATTGCTGCTGTTGGACGTGCCGGAGTACCGGTATCGCCCGAAAAGGTTGATATTTCGCTTGGGGAGATTGCGGTGCTGCGCCAGTCGCGGCCTGTAGCTTTTGATGAGGAGCAGGCTCTGCACTATCTGCAAAAGACTGATACCGTACTGATTACCGTAAAGCTTGCTGACGGCGAAGGTAAAGCTACAGCCTGGGGCTGTGACCTCACTTATGATTATGTACGTATTAATGCTGCGTACCGTACCTGA
- the argC gene encoding N-acetyl-gamma-glutamyl-phosphate reductase, protein MAGKLRAAIVGSTGYGGVELIRLLQNHPDIEITSVISSSSAGEPIELGFPHLTGIVERKLDGVDPAEIAGRADVVFTATPSGVSAKLVPQLLEAGLKVVDLSGDFRLKDGAEYEQWYKHTAPPAAYLEQAFYGLCEVYGERAAGVDFISNPGCYPTATLLGLIPAVEAGWIKPESIIIDAKSGISGAGRGVNLGVHYAEVNENLKAYKVNKHQHIPEIEQVLTDISGEKVTVTFTTHMVPMTRGIMSTMYAGMNGAYSEQDFVELYRKYYAGRSFVRIREAGVLPATKEVSGSNYCDIGFSADARTGRVTIVSVIDNIVKGAAGQAIQNLNLMMGWEETRGLGYTPVYP, encoded by the coding sequence GTGGCAGGCAAGCTGAGAGCGGCGATAGTGGGGTCTACAGGATATGGTGGTGTGGAGCTGATCAGGCTTTTGCAGAACCACCCGGATATTGAGATTACTTCCGTAATCTCCTCATCAAGCGCCGGAGAGCCGATCGAGCTCGGTTTTCCGCATTTGACGGGAATTGTAGAGCGGAAGCTGGACGGAGTAGATCCGGCTGAGATTGCGGGCAGGGCAGATGTAGTTTTCACGGCGACTCCCTCCGGGGTCAGCGCCAAGCTGGTGCCGCAGCTGCTGGAAGCGGGTCTGAAGGTCGTCGATCTGTCCGGTGACTTCCGGCTGAAGGATGGCGCAGAGTATGAGCAATGGTATAAACACACGGCTCCGCCGGCGGCTTACCTTGAGCAGGCATTCTACGGATTATGCGAGGTATATGGTGAACGCGCTGCCGGGGTGGATTTTATATCCAATCCGGGCTGTTATCCGACCGCTACGCTGCTGGGACTGATTCCTGCGGTGGAGGCAGGCTGGATCAAGCCGGAGAGCATTATTATTGATGCGAAGTCAGGTATTTCGGGAGCGGGACGCGGAGTGAATCTGGGCGTTCATTATGCCGAGGTCAATGAGAATCTCAAAGCCTATAAAGTCAACAAGCATCAGCATATTCCGGAGATTGAACAGGTGCTTACAGATATCTCAGGTGAAAAAGTAACGGTGACGTTCACGACCCATATGGTACCGATGACCCGTGGAATTATGAGTACGATGTATGCAGGAATGAACGGGGCTTATAGCGAGCAGGATTTTGTGGAATTATACCGTAAGTATTATGCAGGCAGATCTTTTGTGCGTATCCGCGAGGCAGGAGTGCTTCCCGCAACCAAAGAGGTCAGCGGCTCGAATTATTGCGATATCGGCTTCTCGGCAGATGCCCGTACAGGACGGGTAACGATTGTGTCTGTCATTGACAACATCGTTAAAGGCGCAGCAGGGCAGGCGATTCAGAACCTGAATTTGATGATGGGATGGGAGGAAACCCGCGGCCTAGGTTACACACCAGTGTATCCGTAA
- a CDS encoding YitT family protein, whose amino-acid sequence MQKVNSRNKPPLIPLNGPLRHTVDIALILIGSLITGLGFNLFFLPNRIASGGVSGLSVLAEAWFGAEPAFTQWALNIPLFILGIIFLGKQYGMRSLLGSFVLPLFIYLTKDGPVPTTNPLLASIYGGIAVGLGLGLVFRGRGSTGGLTIAAQIIQKITGFSFSLSVVLLDGTVITLAAFVLGMEQAMYALIGLFVTGRVINALEMGFSVTKVAYIISDHTEAISQAILNDLDRGLTKLNAQGGYTGDNRIVLMAVVGQNEITRLKAIVRSVDPGAFVIITEAHEVLGEGFKREA is encoded by the coding sequence ATGCAAAAAGTCAATTCACGCAACAAACCGCCGCTGATTCCGCTGAACGGGCCGCTGCGCCATACAGTAGATATAGCGTTAATCCTGATCGGTTCCTTGATTACCGGTCTCGGGTTTAATCTTTTTTTCCTGCCGAACCGGATAGCCTCTGGTGGAGTATCCGGCTTATCGGTGCTTGCTGAAGCCTGGTTTGGCGCAGAGCCTGCTTTTACCCAGTGGGCGCTGAACATTCCACTGTTCATCCTGGGGATTATTTTCCTCGGCAAGCAATATGGTATGCGCTCCCTGCTGGGGAGCTTTGTGCTGCCGCTGTTTATCTACCTGACCAAAGATGGCCCGGTCCCGACGACGAATCCGCTGCTGGCTTCTATTTATGGAGGGATCGCAGTAGGACTTGGGCTGGGTCTGGTGTTCCGCGGACGCGGATCAACGGGCGGGCTGACGATTGCAGCGCAGATTATTCAAAAGATTACCGGCTTCAGCTTTTCGCTGTCTGTTGTGCTGCTGGACGGCACGGTTATTACACTGGCTGCGTTTGTGCTGGGCATGGAACAGGCAATGTATGCACTGATTGGCCTGTTCGTAACCGGGAGAGTGATTAATGCCCTGGAAATGGGCTTTAGTGTGACCAAGGTGGCTTATATCATTTCGGATCATACAGAGGCGATATCCCAGGCAATTCTAAATGATCTGGACCGCGGACTGACCAAGCTGAATGCGCAAGGCGGCTATACCGGTGATAACCGGATTGTGCTGATGGCGGTTGTCGGCCAGAATGAGATCACCCGGCTAAAAGCGATTGTCCGCTCCGTCGATCCGGGCGCGTTCGTGATTATAACAGAGGCCCACGAGGTACTCGGTGAAGGATTTAAAAGAGAAGCGTAG
- the prfB gene encoding peptide chain release factor 2 (programmed frameshift), translating into MIDPSVKQDLREIGKKLTNLRGSLDLDLKLEVIANFEEKMAAPDFWNDNEQAQAVIGEMNAVKSVVDQFEKLQQEYDDASMMAELADEEGDEELAAEVAGTIRTVAGKVDEFELQLLLNQPYDKLNAILELHPGAGGTESQDWGQMLLRMYTRWAEKNGFKVEVLDYLPGDEAGIKSVTLLIKGFNAYGYLKTEKGVHRLVRISPFDSSGRRHTSFVSCDVVPEISDDVEVEIRTEDLKIDTYRASGAGGQHINTTDSAVRITHIPTGVVVTCQNERSQIKNREQAMKMLRSKLYEQKLQEQQKQLDEIRGEQSDIAWGSQIRSYVFHPYSMVKDHRTSVETGNVGAVMDGDINLFIDGYLRSQIKTEVE; encoded by the exons ATGATTGATCCTAGCGTAAAGCAGGACCTGCGTGAAATAGGCAAGAAATTAACCAACCTTAGGGGGTCTCTT GACTTAGACCTCAAATTGGAAGTCATTGCGAACTTTGAAGAGAAGATGGCTGCGCCCGACTTCTGGAATGACAATGAGCAGGCTCAGGCGGTCATTGGTGAGATGAACGCGGTCAAATCGGTAGTAGACCAGTTCGAGAAGCTGCAGCAGGAATATGATGATGCCTCAATGATGGCGGAGCTGGCCGATGAGGAAGGCGATGAGGAGCTGGCAGCAGAAGTAGCCGGGACAATCCGCACAGTCGCCGGCAAGGTCGATGAGTTCGAGCTGCAGCTGCTGCTGAACCAGCCGTATGATAAGCTGAATGCGATTCTGGAGCTTCATCCGGGCGCCGGCGGAACGGAGTCCCAGGACTGGGGACAGATGCTGCTGCGTATGTATACACGCTGGGCCGAGAAAAACGGCTTCAAGGTTGAAGTACTGGACTACCTGCCGGGCGATGAAGCGGGGATCAAGAGCGTAACGCTGCTGATCAAGGGCTTTAATGCCTACGGCTATCTGAAGACGGAGAAGGGGGTACACCGGCTGGTGCGTATCTCGCCGTTCGACTCTTCCGGCAGACGGCACACCTCGTTTGTTTCCTGCGATGTGGTTCCGGAAATTTCGGATGATGTTGAAGTGGAGATCCGTACAGAGGATCTGAAGATTGATACCTACCGGGCCAGCGGCGCGGGCGGTCAGCACATCAATACTACGGACTCTGCAGTGCGGATTACGCATATTCCTACAGGCGTGGTGGTAACCTGTCAGAATGAACGCTCACAGATCAAGAACCGGGAGCAGGCGATGAAGATGCTGCGCTCCAAGCTATATGAGCAGAAGCTGCAGGAGCAGCAGAAGCAACTGGATGAGATCCGCGGTGAGCAGTCTGATATTGCCTGGGGCAGCCAGATTCGCTCGTATGTATTCCACCCTTACAGCATGGTGAAGGATCACCGTACTTCCGTGGAAACCGGGAACGTGGGAGCGGTAATGGACGGCGATATTAACCTGTTCATTGACGGCTATCTGCGAAGCCAGATCAAGACTGAAGTTGAATAA
- the secA gene encoding preprotein translocase subunit SecA produces the protein MLGLVKKIFGDTNERDVKRLMKTVEIINGLEPEFVALSDEALKSKTEEFRARIEKGETLEEILPEAFATVREASKRTLGMRHFDVQLVGGMALHEGRISEMKTGEGKTLVGTLPVYLNALLSKGVHVVTVNDYLAQRDSAQMAQIYNFLGMTVGVNLNGMDHADKQQAYACDITYGTNNEFGFDYLRDNMVLYKEQMVQRPLYFCIIDEVDSILIDEARTPLIISGQAEKSTELYYAADRFVKKLTAEEDYTVDIKVKSVALTEKGVATAERAFGVENLYDHSHVTLNHHIVQALKANVIMRRDVDYVVNGDEVVIVDEFTGRLMAGRRYSDGLHQAIEAKEEIQVQNESMTLATITFQNYFRMYRKLGGMTGTAKTEEEEFKKIYGLEVLQVPTNKPNQREDMPDVVYKSENGKFNAVVAEIVERHKKNQPVLVGTVSIENSERVSDMLKRKGIKHQVLNAKHHESEAEIISQAGQPGTVTIATNMAGRGTDITLGDGVRDVGGLHIIGTERHESRRIDNQLRGRAGRQGDPGSTQFYLSLGDELMKRFGADNVLNMMDRLGFEEDQPIESRMITRAVESAQKRVEGNNFDIRKVVLQYDDVMNQQREIIYKQRREILESDNIKDVVTEMIKPVIDRVVRAHCVDDIPENWELQEIADYVNSKLLDEGALTRDDLWGKEVEEIVDFIFDRVMQKYDAREERLGAELVREFEKVIVLRSVDSKWMDHIDAMDQLRQGIHLRAYGGTDPLREYQFEGFEMFNAMTAAIQEEVATYIMKAHIEANQERQSVVEEDKISTNAEPAEKRPVHVEAAIGRNDPCPCGSGKKYKNCHGQNA, from the coding sequence ATGCTAGGACTTGTAAAGAAAATATTCGGCGACACCAACGAACGCGATGTCAAACGTCTCATGAAGACGGTCGAAATTATTAACGGACTGGAACCTGAATTCGTAGCACTCTCGGATGAGGCGCTTAAGTCGAAGACAGAAGAATTCCGGGCCCGGATTGAAAAGGGCGAGACTTTGGAGGAGATTCTTCCAGAGGCATTTGCAACCGTACGCGAAGCTTCCAAACGGACGCTGGGCATGCGGCATTTTGACGTACAGCTGGTTGGAGGTATGGCGCTGCATGAAGGCCGGATCTCCGAGATGAAGACAGGTGAAGGTAAGACCCTGGTGGGTACTCTGCCGGTTTATCTGAATGCATTGCTCAGCAAGGGTGTGCATGTTGTAACGGTAAACGATTATCTGGCTCAGCGCGACAGTGCGCAAATGGCACAAATCTATAACTTCCTGGGCATGACGGTCGGGGTTAACCTGAACGGTATGGACCATGCTGATAAACAACAAGCTTATGCCTGCGATATTACGTATGGTACTAATAATGAATTTGGTTTTGACTATCTGCGTGACAACATGGTGCTCTATAAAGAGCAAATGGTACAACGCCCGCTATATTTCTGTATTATTGATGAAGTGGACTCCATTCTGATCGACGAAGCGCGTACTCCGCTGATTATTTCCGGACAAGCCGAGAAATCGACAGAGCTGTACTATGCAGCAGACCGTTTTGTTAAAAAGCTGACGGCTGAAGAAGATTACACTGTTGATATTAAAGTGAAGTCGGTAGCTTTGACTGAGAAAGGCGTGGCTACGGCTGAACGCGCTTTTGGCGTTGAGAACCTGTATGACCACAGCCACGTAACGCTGAACCATCATATCGTGCAGGCGCTTAAGGCAAATGTCATTATGCGCCGTGACGTCGATTATGTGGTGAACGGTGATGAGGTTGTTATCGTCGATGAGTTCACCGGACGTCTGATGGCTGGCCGCCGTTACAGCGACGGGCTGCATCAGGCGATTGAGGCTAAGGAAGAAATCCAGGTGCAGAACGAGAGCATGACGCTGGCTACAATCACCTTCCAGAACTACTTCCGGATGTACCGCAAACTGGGCGGTATGACAGGTACTGCGAAGACGGAAGAAGAAGAATTCAAGAAGATTTACGGCCTGGAAGTGCTGCAGGTACCGACGAACAAACCGAACCAGCGTGAGGATATGCCTGACGTTGTCTATAAGAGTGAGAACGGTAAATTTAATGCGGTAGTAGCAGAAATCGTAGAACGCCACAAAAAGAACCAGCCGGTGCTGGTAGGTACGGTGTCGATCGAGAACTCTGAACGTGTATCTGACATGCTGAAGCGTAAGGGCATCAAGCACCAGGTGCTGAATGCCAAGCATCATGAATCGGAAGCGGAGATTATTTCACAAGCCGGTCAGCCGGGAACCGTAACGATTGCCACGAACATGGCTGGACGCGGTACAGATATCACGCTTGGTGATGGCGTTAGAGATGTTGGCGGTCTGCATATCATTGGTACAGAGCGTCATGAATCCCGCCGGATTGATAACCAGTTGCGCGGACGTGCCGGACGCCAGGGTGACCCGGGTTCGACTCAGTTCTATCTGTCACTCGGTGATGAGCTCATGAAGCGCTTTGGCGCCGACAACGTTCTGAACATGATGGACCGTCTGGGATTTGAAGAGGATCAGCCGATTGAGAGCCGGATGATTACCCGTGCTGTCGAATCAGCCCAGAAACGGGTTGAAGGCAATAACTTTGATATCCGTAAAGTCGTTCTGCAATATGATGATGTCATGAACCAGCAGCGTGAAATTATTTATAAACAGCGCCGCGAAATTCTCGAATCCGACAACATCAAGGATGTCGTAACGGAAATGATTAAGCCGGTCATTGACCGTGTAGTCCGCGCTCACTGTGTGGATGATATTCCGGAAAACTGGGAGCTGCAAGAGATTGCCGACTACGTTAACAGCAAGCTGCTTGATGAAGGCGCCCTTACACGTGATGACCTCTGGGGTAAAGAAGTGGAAGAAATCGTTGATTTCATCTTTGACCGTGTTATGCAGAAATACGATGCGCGTGAAGAGCGCCTTGGCGCTGAGCTGGTTCGTGAATTCGAAAAAGTTATCGTGCTCCGTTCTGTAGACAGCAAATGGATGGATCATATTGATGCGATGGATCAGCTCCGTCAAGGGATTCACCTCCGTGCGTACGGCGGTACTGACCCGCTGCGTGAGTATCAATTTGAAGGCTTTGAGATGTTCAACGCCATGACTGCCGCCATCCAGGAGGAAGTCGCTACGTATATTATGAAGGCGCACATCGAAGCCAACCAGGAACGCCAGTCTGTAGTCGAGGAAGACAAAATCTCGACCAACGCTGAGCCGGCTGAAAAGCGTCCTGTGCACGTTGAAGCCGCCATCGGCCGTAACGACCCTTGCCCATGCGGCAGCGGCAAGAAATACAAGAACTGCCACGGCCAGAACGCGTAA
- the raiA gene encoding ribosome-associated translation inhibitor RaiA, translating into MQFSIRGQQIEVTDALREYVDKKLSRLEKYFDAPPTSEGYVTLSVVRGIHTVEVTIPLAGVTLRAEDRSDDMYASIDAVVDKLERQIRKHKTKLNRKFRQEGSLKTIFVEEPASAVAVEEQDYDDLEVVRNKRFTLKPMDVEEAILQMNMVGHNFFVFSNIETSEVSVVYKRNDGKYGLIEQD; encoded by the coding sequence ATGCAATTCAGCATTCGAGGTCAACAAATTGAAGTGACAGATGCTTTGAGAGAATATGTTGATAAGAAGCTCAGCAGACTTGAGAAGTATTTCGATGCACCCCCTACCTCAGAAGGATATGTGACGCTTAGCGTAGTGCGCGGCATCCACACGGTGGAAGTCACAATTCCATTAGCTGGTGTAACGCTTCGTGCAGAAGACCGCAGCGACGATATGTATGCATCTATTGATGCTGTTGTGGACAAGCTGGAACGTCAGATCCGCAAGCACAAAACCAAGCTCAACCGTAAGTTCCGTCAGGAAGGCAGCCTGAAGACCATCTTCGTGGAAGAACCGGCAAGTGCCGTGGCTGTCGAGGAACAGGATTACGATGATCTGGAAGTTGTGCGGAACAAACGCTTCACCTTGAAGCCGATGGATGTGGAGGAAGCTATTCTGCAGATGAATATGGTTGGACATAATTTCTTCGTATTCTCCAACATTGAGACTTCTGAAGTAAGCGTTGTTTACAAACGCAATGACGGCAAGTACGGCCTGATCGAACAGGATTAA